AACCGAGTTTGATCACGATTTCCCAGATGCTCGCAGCGCTGAAAAGAAGCGTGTTTTCGGGAGAGGTCAGCAGCGAACGGGTCTTTGCCGAAAGCTTCTCAGGATCGCCGGCAGCCCAAAGGAGAACATGGGTGTCCAGGAGAAGCTTCACTTGGTTCGGCCTTCGAAAAGTTCGAGGATCTGGGAAGCCCCCAGCGTATCGAAATCATCCGGGGTGAGGATCTGATCCCTCAAGAATCCGAGTCTGCCGGCGACACCCCGCTCCTCTTGGGACAAGGGCAGGACCTTCACCATCGGCTTGCCGGCCTTGGCGATGATAAAACCGTTGCCGCGCGCCGCTTCCTCGACCAGGCGGGACAGGTTTGTTTTGGCCTCATGGATATTGTACGTTTGCATAACATACTCTGCTTGATTTAGTTTACAAAACTAAGTCTAGCCACGATGAGATTCCGTGTCAAGATCATTCGTTGGTCGCCTATGCAGATCCACTGCCACGGATGGCTTCGCTGGCGGGCTCCCAGGCGGAAAGGTTGTATGGCTGGAGCGCCGAGGAGGTCGTCGGGAAGCGGCTGCCCAGTGGTAGTTCCAGGTCGTTTGTCCGTTCAGACCGATTATCCGGGGAATCGGCGCGTAATACCCTGAAAGACCCCGCCCCGGTGTGATGCGCCGGACGTCGAAAAGACAGCAAAGCGCGGGAGAGAAGGACGTTCCTTCTGTTTCCGCATTCGCGGCCCTGAGGCCTCGAACGCGGAAAGAGGGAGAACGTCTTTTTTTTCGCTATCGGTTCATCTTTTCATAAGCGCTGAGGGCCGTCGTCACCATGGCGGCCAGGTCGCTGACATTGCTGGGGATCACGAGGGTGTTGGAGGTCTGCGCCAGCTTGCCGAATTCGGCGACGTACTGCTCGGCCACGCGCAGGTTGGCGGCGGCCTGCCCGCCGGCCATCTGAAGCTGCTCAGCGATGAGCCTCAGGCCTTCGGCGGTCGCCTGGGCGACGGCGAGGATCTCCTGGGCGCGGCCTTCGGCCTCGTTGATGCGCCGCTGCTTCTCGCCCTCGGAGCGCAGGATCGCGTCCTGCCGTTCGCCTTCGGCGCGGTTGATGGTGGACTGCCGTTCGCCCTCCGACTTGGCGATGGCGGCGCGCTTCTCGCGCTCGGCGGTCATCTGGGCCTCCATCGCGTTCTTGACGGACTGGGGCGGCATGATGTCCTTGACCTCGTAGCGAAGGACCTTGACCCCCCAGGCCTGGGCGGCCAGGTCGATCGAATCCACCACCTGCCCGTTGATCGCCTCGCGTTCCTCGAAGGTCTTGTCGAGATCGATCCGGCCGATGCAGGACCGGAGCGTCGTCTGCGCCAGTTGGGAGGCGGCGACGCGGTAGTCGCTGATGCCGTAGGCGGCGAGTTTGCTGTCCATGACCTGCAGGTAGATCAGGCCGTCGACCTCGACGGTCACGTTGTCCTTGGTGATGCAGGTCTGGCTCGGGATGTCGAGGACCTCCTCCTTCAGGGAGAACTTGTAGGAGATCCGGTCGAGGAACGGGATGAGGATGTGGAAGCCGGCGCCGAGGGTGCTGCTGTACTTCCCCAGCCTTTCGACGATGTACTCGTTCTTCTGGGGGACGATCACGGCCGACTTGAGGATGATGACGACGACCAAGGCGGCCAGAACGATGCTGGCGACAAGCGATGGGGTCATGGCATACTCCCGAGTTCGTTCAAGGTTTTTGGACGAAATAGGCCTGGCGGGATCCACCCGCGTATCGAATGATCTTCGCCGTCTCCCCGACGCCGATCTCTTCGTCGGCGACCGCGTCCCAGAGGGAGCCGCGGAACTCGATACGACCCCCAGGTCGGGAGGAAACGGGGCGGGCGACCTTGACGAGCGCGCCTTCGGGGAAGTCATCGAAGTCCGGCTCGGAACGGGTCATGGACCGGCCCTTGAAGATGCGCATGAGCCATTTGCGGAGAAAGACGATCGAGGCGATGGTGGCGGCGATGAAAACCAGGAACTGCTGGGTGAGCGTCAGAGGCCACAGGAGCAGAAGGCCCGAGACGACCAGGCACCCGATCCCCATGAACAGGACCACGAAGCCCGGCATCAGCAGCTCCAGGAAGGCCAGGCCGACGCCGCACAAAAACCAGATGAGCCATGCCGAAAAAATCGATTCCATCGCCATATCCTCCGGCTCCGTCCAGGTGAGCGCGCGGCATCATACTAACCCAGATTCTTGAAAATGCAAAGCGGGTCTTTGGGAGGGAAAAGGGGGGAGGCAGCTCGAGGCTGTCAGGAAAATCGTGAGATGGACCCCACATACGGGGCCATCTTTCTGGAGATTGAAGGTGTATGCAGGATCACCGGGATACCCTCCGGGTTTATGCTGCAAATCCTTGTTGCTTGAGTATATTTGAATAGGATTTGCACAAAGGAGTTTCACAGATGATTTCAATTTTCTGCCCTTCACACCCTATGGAGCGGTTCCTTAGTCTCCATCCGGAAATGGTCTTTTTGGCCAATCTCGGCGTCAATCTGCACGTTTGCTTGTGCGGCGACCCACAGGTCGCCTCCGCACAAACGCTTGATTTCCTTGATATTGGCCAAAAATCCTCATTTCCGGATTGGAAACTGGGTTCTACCGCGAAATCATTTCCGGATGGACACTCCTTAAGTCAAGGAAAATATGAAAAAGCGGGTGGTGGCGATGGACACCGGAAACCAGAATAATCCATTCGCTTGGTGACTAAATTAAGCAAAATTTAGTCACTTTGGATGCTCATTTTTACTGAAATATAGTCAGCAAACGAGGGTTGAAAATGGGTTAAGGTTTTTTATCGTGTGGGCAAATACCGACTCCAAGTCCCTGGAGTGAAAGGGATGAGCCTTTTAAGCCAATTAAATTCCGAATTGAACCATAAAATCCGTGGCCTCAACTACAGGCCTTAATTTGCGGTCTCGCTTTTCGATCTTCACGATGCCGTAGCGGGCCATCGTTTTGAGTGTCCGCGACAGGTTGCTGCTGCTGCGCCCTGTCACCGCTTCCAATTCTTTGAGCGATTGAGGTTTATGTTTCAAAATGGTCTTCAATAGCCATTGGTTTTCATTACTTAGAACCTGGGCCATGGACTGTAGCGATTCGAACCATATTTTGGGTTCATCCGGCTGTGGTTGGTATTCTCCGTTGGCGATGGCCAAGGTGCGCTTCTTGTAATCCTCATAGGACAGAATGCCGATATGGAGTACTTTTCGGTTCATTTTTCTACCTCTGATATTGGCTCATGATTCGGTCGACTTCGCGCCAGAAATCATGGAGCAACTCGCCTGCAGATTCGTATTCGTAGGGGGAAATGACATTGAATTCATGTTTGTGATCCCAGGAAATTTTCCTGGCGCCGTAGCGCTTGGTCTTGGGTTTGAAGGCGTGTGCATTGTCAAAGCCAAGCAGTCGCCGGTTGTTTCGGTCGTGCAAGGTCAGGCAATACCGGACTCCATGAGGGATATGGGGTTCCGGGGCGACCCGGAACGCCTCGAATTTTGTCCAATAACCCTTATCCATAAAGAAAATCTCACCATCCAAATTCAGCAAGGTGGCAAGGCTTTCATCGTCCTCAGAAGGTCGTCCGATCTCCATGTCGAAATAGATTATCACCAGGTGATAAGGTATGCAAGCTTTTTTCATGAGCGTGGGCTGTTTGCTGTTTAGAACCTTGGTGGGTTGCTCCTGGGCCAAGCCCACCTGTTTGCGGATTTCGGCCAGGTTGCTGTGCTTTAAGTTCTTCACGGTGTCGGCATGGGGTTGCCCAAGGGCGGGGTCCGGAATCCGCAGCAAATTGACTACGAGGGTCAGCGTTCCCTGCATGGCGGGCGCATGCCTCTATTTCCGCAGTGGGATCCCCCATTTCTTCATGTACTTCCAGACCGCGGTGCGGCTTACGCCGAGGCGGCGGCCGGCCTCGGCCTTGTTCCAGGCGCATTCGTCGAGGAGTTCGAGCAGGCCGTCGCGGGTGAGCGGCTGGGGCGGCCAGCCGCTTTTCGCGGGCGGGGCCTCCTGCGGGAGGGGGGCGGGGCGGTAGGCGAAGCGGCGGATCTCGACTGGCAGATCGAAGACGTCGATATAGTCTCCGGCGCACAGGACGAAGGCATGCTCGATGGCGTTTTCGAGTTCACGCGCATTGCCCGGCCAGGGGTAGTCCATCAGGATCCGCATGGAACTCTTCGTGGCGCCTTTGATGGCCAGGCCGGTCTTGCGGTTTTGCAGTTCGATGAAGTGGGTGACGAGCCAGGGGATGTCCTCCTTGCGCTCGCGCAGGGGCGGGATGAGGATCGGGAACACCTTGAGCCGGTAAAAGAGATCCTCCCGGAAGGCGCCCTGCTGGACCTGGGTGAGGAGGTCCTTGTTGGTGGCGGCGATGATCCGGATGTCGATCCTGCGCTTGCGGGATTCCCCGACGCGTTCGATTTCCCGCTCCTGCACGACCCTCAGGAGCTTCACCTGAATGAACGGGCTGATCTCGGCGATCTCGTCCAGGAAGATCGTGCCGCCGTCGGCCTCTTCGAAGCGGCCGACCCGGTCGCGGATGGCACCGGTGAAGGCCCCTTTGACATGCCCGAAGAGTTCGCTTTCAAGGAGCGTCTCAGAGAGCGCGCTGCAGTTGACGGTAACGAAGGGCATGTTTTTCCGGGCGCTGTGGTGGTGGATGGCGCTGGCGACGAGTTCCTTGCCGGTGCCGCTTTCGCCCTGGACGAGGATGGTGGCCTCGCTCGCCGCGGCCGCCTCGATGGCCGAGAAGACCTGCTGCATGGCGTGGCTCTTGCCGATGATCTGGTCGAAGCGGTGGGTCTCGCCGAGGCGGCGGGCGGCCTCCTCCGCCTCGTGGCGCGCCTTCTGGAGTTCCGTGAGGTCCGTAACCGTCTCGACGACGCCCTCGATCGTTCCCTGCTCATCCCTGACGAGCCGGGCGCTCTTGATGACCGGCACGTCGTACCCGTCTTTGTGGCGCAGGAAACACTCCCTCCCGTCGAGGCGCCCATAGGTGAGGATGCCGCATTCGGAGATGCCGGTCGGGCAACTTGCCTGAAAGCACTCGGTGAAGTTCAGGAGGGCGCAGGGCTGCCCGATCGCCTCCTCGGCGCTGTAACCCGTGATCCGTTCGATCGACGGGTTCCAGGAGGTGATCCGCCCCTGTTCATCGAGGGTGAACACCCCGTCCGCCATGGACTCGAGC
The DNA window shown above is from Desulfatiglans anilini DSM 4660 and carries:
- a CDS encoding type II toxin-antitoxin system Phd/YefM family antitoxin, translating into MQTYNIHEAKTNLSRLVEEAARGNGFIIAKAGKPMVKVLPLSQEERGVAGRLGFLRDQILTPDDFDTLGASQILELFEGRTK
- a CDS encoding SPFH domain-containing protein, with the protein product MTPSLVASIVLAALVVVIILKSAVIVPQKNEYIVERLGKYSSTLGAGFHILIPFLDRISYKFSLKEEVLDIPSQTCITKDNVTVEVDGLIYLQVMDSKLAAYGISDYRVAASQLAQTTLRSCIGRIDLDKTFEEREAINGQVVDSIDLAAQAWGVKVLRYEVKDIMPPQSVKNAMEAQMTAEREKRAAIAKSEGERQSTINRAEGERQDAILRSEGEKQRRINEAEGRAQEILAVAQATAEGLRLIAEQLQMAGGQAAANLRVAEQYVAEFGKLAQTSNTLVIPSNVSDLAAMVTTALSAYEKMNR
- a CDS encoding NfeD family protein, which encodes MESIFSAWLIWFLCGVGLAFLELLMPGFVVLFMGIGCLVVSGLLLLWPLTLTQQFLVFIAATIASIVFLRKWLMRIFKGRSMTRSEPDFDDFPEGALVKVARPVSSRPGGRIEFRGSLWDAVADEEIGVGETAKIIRYAGGSRQAYFVQKP
- a CDS encoding transcriptional regulator; amino-acid sequence: MNRKVLHIGILSYEDYKKRTLAIANGEYQPQPDEPKIWFESLQSMAQVLSNENQWLLKTILKHKPQSLKELEAVTGRSSSNLSRTLKTMARYGIVKIEKRDRKLRPVVEATDFMVQFGI
- a CDS encoding toxin-antitoxin system TumE family protein — encoded protein: MQGTLTLVVNLLRIPDPALGQPHADTVKNLKHSNLAEIRKQVGLAQEQPTKVLNSKQPTLMKKACIPYHLVIIYFDMEIGRPSEDDESLATLLNLDGEIFFMDKGYWTKFEAFRVAPEPHIPHGVRYCLTLHDRNNRRLLGFDNAHAFKPKTKRYGARKISWDHKHEFNVISPYEYESAGELLHDFWREVDRIMSQYQR
- a CDS encoding sigma-54 interaction domain-containing protein; amino-acid sequence: MKQPLFRPSTPMRTLDPRFSSLLLESMADGVFTLDEQGRITSWNPSIERITGYSAEEAIGQPCALLNFTECFQASCPTGISECGILTYGRLDGRECFLRHKDGYDVPVIKSARLVRDEQGTIEGVVETVTDLTELQKARHEAEEAARRLGETHRFDQIIGKSHAMQQVFSAIEAAAASEATILVQGESGTGKELVASAIHHHSARKNMPFVTVNCSALSETLLESELFGHVKGAFTGAIRDRVGRFEEADGGTIFLDEIAEISPFIQVKLLRVVQEREIERVGESRKRRIDIRIIAATNKDLLTQVQQGAFREDLFYRLKVFPILIPPLRERKEDIPWLVTHFIELQNRKTGLAIKGATKSSMRILMDYPWPGNARELENAIEHAFVLCAGDYIDVFDLPVEIRRFAYRPAPLPQEAPPAKSGWPPQPLTRDGLLELLDECAWNKAEAGRRLGVSRTAVWKYMKKWGIPLRK